Part of the Sporosarcina sp. FSL K6-2383 genome is shown below.
AGGCTTTAGCACCTAGTTTTTCCATCAGCTCTTCAACATATTTTTGCACAGCTTGCGCGGCAATACTGCCGTCACCTGTTGCTGTAACTACTTGGCGTAACAATTTTTCACGCACATCCCCAGCAGCGTAAATTCCTGGCACAGACGTTTCCATAATGTCATTCGTCTTTACATAGCCATTTTCATCAAGAATACCTAGTTTTTCAAAAGGAGCTGTTAATGGATCCATTCCAATATAGACGAACACACCATCTGTTTCAAATTCCTTTTCCGAACCATCAATCGTTGAAACAAGTGTAACTGAACCGACCTTACCATCTTTGTCGTTCACTTGTTTAACCGTTGAATTCCACACAAAGTCAATCTTGTCGTTCGCAAACGCACGATCTTGAAGAATCTTTTGTGCACGCAACTCATCACGACGGTGAACAATCGTTACTTTGTCTGCAAAGCGTGTTAAATACGATCCCTCTTCAACAGCAGAGTCACCACCACCGATAACGACAAGCTCTTTTTTGCGGAAGAATGCACCGTCACAAACCGCACAATAACTTACACCACGGCCAGTCAAATCATTCTCACCTGGAATACCCATTTTTCGATATTCCGCACCCGTTGTAATAATAATGGCACGCGCTTTATATTCTTTGCCACCCGCAACAATTGTTTTAAAGCTTTCGCCATCAATTACGTCTGTTACATCGCCATATGCATATTCAGCACCGAATTTCTTCGCATGCTCAAACATTTTTGTAGATAAATCCGGACCTAAAATCGTTTCAAATCCAGGATAGTTTTCAATTTCCTCTGTATTGGCCATTTGACCACCAGGTATTCCGCGTTCCAACATTAACGTCGACAAATTCCCGCGAGATGTATAAACAGCCGCTGTCATTCCAGCAGGCCCAGCACCAATAATAATGACATCATAGATTTTTTCGGTTGTCATGTAAATTTCCTCCTTGACTACATTGATTCTTTCCAAATCGTATAAGATTGGCTAGCCTCGTTCAACTTTTCTGCTTGTTAAGTAGTCGATTACGCATCAAAATGTGGCAGAAATTCGATTAATTCCTCCACATACTTCGTTAACGTTGGAACAGATATACCAAAGTCTTGCGCAATTGCCTTTTTCGTAACACCCGAATAACGCGATGATTGGAACATATAATCGGCTGCAGCCGCAAGTGCAGCTGGATTACGGAACAGATAATAACGACTCAGTCCCGTTTCACAAAGTGTAAACCACATTTGGAAAAGATGTGTCGCTTGCTTATCCAACGGCCGATACTTGGCATAAAGCAAATCCGTCGTTTCAAGTGCCCTTAAAAACGATTTGTCAAAAGTCGTTGCTGGCATGAAATCATAATCGATTCCACTCGCCAAGAACAATTTCTCCAAATCACTTAATTTATCCACATCAATATAAGAAGGATGTGAGATAATTTCCTGCTTATGACCTGACTTACCGAGCAAATAAAATCCAAACATCCGCTCACTTCTGTAACTATTTTGAATTTTGTCCAACAAAAACTCCCGATCCTGTTCAAGTGAATCGGCTTGAATATCTGATTGGACATCCTTCCACGGCTCATATCCAACCTTCGTCGGATCCATCTCCACTAATGTTGCATACGCTTCTCTTGCCACTTCCTCATGTCCGGAAAAGTAAGCACAATGCGATAACCAGAAATAATAGCCTGCATCTCCTTGAAAACCACGCTTTTGTAAACTTCGCAGCCAGTTATAAGCCTCTTTATGTCTACCTACAAGCGCAAATGTCGCTCCTAGCTTGTAACGATGTTCGAATTGATAAGGCTTAATCTTCACTAACAAATCAACAAGCGACTCTAACTCTTCTTCTTTTTTTTCATAATAATAAAAGACCGCAAGATTGCAGAGAGCGTGTATATTCCCCTTGTTTTTACTTAAAATTTCATGTAACAACACACTAGCCTGCTCCGTTTTACCAACATAAAAATAAGCTAACGCCAGGTTATTGTAAGCTGCCCAAAACTCTGGGTAATCCACAATAATCGACTCAAGTAGTTCTACTGCTTCGTCAAACTTACCTGACTCCATAAGACTCCGTGCTTTTTCTTGAAGAAAATAGACTTCGCCATCAGGCATTTCATCTTCTTTATTAAAGGGTTCTTCTTGTTCTGCAAAGTCGATAATCTCCATCGATTCATCTGCAAACGGACCATCTGGATCGAGCTCTATATACTTTTCCGCATACATTCTAGCATCACGCAACATCCCCAGATGCGCATGCACTTCCGCCAAATAGAAAATAATTTCCTCTTCAGATGGTGCTATTGTATGTGCAGTCATCAGTAGTTCATGGGCTTCCTCAAAACGGCCTTCCTCCATGACGAGCACACCATATTGCATAAGAATATCGGAATCATTCGGACTCAATTCCGTGGCTCTTTTCAAATATCTATGCGCATCATCAAAACGGTCACGCTGCATCGCCTGAAGTGCTTTATTATAATAAAATTCACCGTCTGGAATGAACGAAATAATTTTTTTATCCTGCATCTTACGCTGTTTGTCCAATCATATTCCCCCGAAAAAATAAGAAGGAACGCGCTATACGTTCCTTCCCGTATTGTTGCCTATTATAACATAACTTACACCAACGCAATTCTTTTTCAATTATTTTGCTGACGCTCTCTCATCTGTTCTTGTGTAAAGATGATAGCTACCGGATTTCCACCTGCAAAGACACCTGGTGGAATATCTCGGTTAACGAGAGATGCTGCAGAAATAATTGCCCCGTCACCAATTTCCACACCCGGAAGAATCGTCGTATTCGCTCCAATCAACACATTTTTGCCAATTACAACATCGCCAATACGA
Proteins encoded:
- the trxB gene encoding thioredoxin-disulfide reductase, with translation MTTEKIYDVIIIGAGPAGMTAAVYTSRGNLSTLMLERGIPGGQMANTEEIENYPGFETILGPDLSTKMFEHAKKFGAEYAYGDVTDVIDGESFKTIVAGGKEYKARAIIITTGAEYRKMGIPGENDLTGRGVSYCAVCDGAFFRKKELVVIGGGDSAVEEGSYLTRFADKVTIVHRRDELRAQKILQDRAFANDKIDFVWNSTVKQVNDKDGKVGSVTLVSTIDGSEKEFETDGVFVYIGMDPLTAPFEKLGILDENGYVKTNDIMETSVPGIYAAGDVREKLLRQVVTATGDGSIAAQAVQKYVEELMEKLGAKA
- a CDS encoding tetratricopeptide repeat protein; amino-acid sequence: MDKQRKMQDKKIISFIPDGEFYYNKALQAMQRDRFDDAHRYLKRATELSPNDSDILMQYGVLVMEEGRFEEAHELLMTAHTIAPSEEEIIFYLAEVHAHLGMLRDARMYAEKYIELDPDGPFADESMEIIDFAEQEEPFNKEDEMPDGEVYFLQEKARSLMESGKFDEAVELLESIIVDYPEFWAAYNNLALAYFYVGKTEQASVLLHEILSKNKGNIHALCNLAVFYYYEKKEEELESLVDLLVKIKPYQFEHRYKLGATFALVGRHKEAYNWLRSLQKRGFQGDAGYYFWLSHCAYFSGHEEVAREAYATLVEMDPTKVGYEPWKDVQSDIQADSLEQDREFLLDKIQNSYRSERMFGFYLLGKSGHKQEIISHPSYIDVDKLSDLEKLFLASGIDYDFMPATTFDKSFLRALETTDLLYAKYRPLDKQATHLFQMWFTLCETGLSRYYLFRNPAALAAAADYMFQSSRYSGVTKKAIAQDFGISVPTLTKYVEELIEFLPHFDA